In Collimonas arenae, a single genomic region encodes these proteins:
- a CDS encoding SPFH domain-containing protein: MFNLFSTLGWFPSVLIIVVAVAILAAVFFSVSGIIRYIPNDRIGVVEKLWSSSGSVKAGLLALHGEAGLQPDLRRGGFHFFAPFQFRVHIHPMVSVTQGRIGYVFARDGVDLPAGQTLADNAKVEDFRDVRSFLEGGGQKGPQRKILREGTHIINPALFVVMTEEATYSLSLDAQEKAYYAQMRGVLDERSGFTPVVLKEVAGTHDSDQLAIVTVQDGPGLPKDELLAPDVGDTHNSFQEPEKFLAAGGQRGRQERVLVEGTYYINRLFATVELIRKTIIPVGYVGVVVSYTGRKGSDLSGKEYSHGELVESGCRGVWRDPLMPGKYAFNTYAGKIELVPTTNFVLMWKSGESGSSFDSNLREITLITKDAFEPQLPLSVVVHIDYRKAPMVVQRFGNVAQLVEQTLDPMVSSYFKNVSQTKTFIELIQSRSELQGNASADMKERFQAYSLEFQEVLIGTPKPQPGDTKIENIMAQLRDRQIAREQVETFAQKQIAADKERELNEAEQRAAKQKELTGSLVDISIKENQGSANVKAAEKKRQEIEALAHAEKFKQEMEGSGRASAIKSVGEAEASAIKAKSEAMQGEGADKQLMQTVMLRLAEAFETSKVPLVPQIQMGGDTNAFNTLLSLMGSLKAGELAQSLKQDETPKI; encoded by the coding sequence GTGAAAGCCGGCTTGCTGGCTCTGCACGGCGAGGCGGGTTTGCAGCCCGATCTGCGCCGCGGCGGTTTTCATTTCTTTGCGCCGTTCCAGTTCCGCGTGCATATTCATCCGATGGTGTCTGTCACGCAGGGCCGTATCGGCTATGTCTTTGCGCGCGACGGCGTCGATCTGCCAGCCGGACAGACACTGGCTGACAACGCCAAGGTAGAAGATTTCCGTGACGTCCGCTCGTTCCTTGAAGGCGGCGGCCAGAAAGGACCGCAACGGAAGATCCTGCGCGAAGGCACGCACATCATCAATCCTGCATTGTTTGTAGTGATGACCGAGGAAGCGACTTACTCCTTGTCGCTGGACGCCCAGGAGAAAGCCTACTACGCGCAAATGCGAGGCGTGCTTGATGAACGCAGCGGTTTTACCCCTGTGGTGCTGAAGGAGGTGGCTGGCACCCATGATTCGGATCAGTTGGCTATTGTGACCGTGCAGGACGGCCCCGGTTTGCCGAAGGACGAGTTGCTGGCGCCGGACGTAGGCGATACGCACAATTCCTTCCAGGAGCCGGAGAAATTCCTTGCCGCCGGCGGTCAGCGCGGGCGTCAGGAACGGGTGTTGGTTGAAGGTACTTATTACATCAACCGCCTGTTTGCCACGGTTGAACTGATCAGGAAGACCATTATTCCAGTCGGTTATGTCGGCGTGGTGGTTTCCTACACCGGTCGCAAGGGTTCCGATTTGTCGGGTAAGGAATATAGTCACGGCGAACTGGTCGAAAGCGGTTGCCGCGGCGTCTGGCGCGATCCTTTGATGCCGGGGAAATACGCCTTCAATACCTATGCCGGCAAGATCGAACTGGTGCCGACTACAAACTTTGTTCTGATGTGGAAGTCAGGCGAGAGCGGCTCCAGCTTCGACAGCAATCTGCGCGAAATCACCTTGATCACCAAAGATGCGTTTGAGCCGCAGCTGCCGCTGTCGGTGGTGGTGCATATCGATTACCGCAAGGCGCCAATGGTGGTGCAGCGTTTCGGCAATGTGGCGCAACTGGTGGAGCAAACGCTCGATCCGATGGTGTCGTCTTATTTCAAGAATGTGTCGCAGACCAAAACTTTCATTGAGCTGATCCAGTCGCGCAGCGAATTGCAAGGCAATGCCTCGGCCGACATGAAGGAGCGCTTCCAGGCCTATTCCCTGGAATTCCAGGAAGTATTGATCGGTACGCCGAAACCGCAGCCAGGCGACACCAAGATTGAAAACATCATGGCGCAGTTGCGTGACCGCCAGATTGCGCGTGAACAGGTGGAAACCTTCGCTCAAAAGCAGATTGCGGCCGATAAAGAGCGCGAACTCAACGAGGCTGAGCAGCGCGCCGCCAAACAGAAAGAGCTGACCGGCTCGCTGGTGGATATCTCGATCAAGGAAAACCAGGGCTCCGCCAACGTCAAAGCGGCGGAAAAGAAACGCCAGGAGATCGAAGCGCTGGCCCATGCGGAGAAGTTCAAGCAGGAAATGGAAGGCTCCGGCCGTGCATCAGCGATCAAATCGGTCGGTGAAGCCGAAGCCTCCGCAATCAAGGCAAAGTCTGAAGCCATGCAAGGCGAGGGCGCTGATAAACAGCTGATGCAAACCGTGATGCTGCGGCTGGCCGAAGCGTTTGAAACCTCCAAGGTGCCGCTGGTGCCGCAGATCCAGATGGGCGGTGACACCAACGCCTTCAATACTTTGTTGTCGCTGATGGGGTCGCTCAAGGCAGGGGAGTTGGCGCAGTCGTTGAAGCAGGATGAAACGCCGAAGATCTAA
- a CDS encoding TetR/AcrR family transcriptional regulator translates to MTKPVPTRGRPFASDQDKREKLLDTATLLFSSQGISATTVAAVARQAGVTPAMVHYYFKNRDQLIEAVVDERVSLFIHSIWDPITGDQPPQEMILGIVDRMISTTEKMPWMPALWVREVLSDGGQLRERMVRRVPFGKVALFAESIARSQKAGDINPALEPSLIFVSVIGLTMLPLAMARTLKDKPLLPIMHKVALMDKGVLARHIKSLLLHGLAAPDTADTNE, encoded by the coding sequence ATGACCAAACCAGTACCTACGCGTGGCCGACCTTTCGCATCCGATCAGGATAAGCGCGAAAAGCTGCTTGATACCGCGACCTTGTTGTTTTCTTCGCAAGGCATCTCCGCGACGACTGTGGCGGCGGTGGCTCGCCAGGCGGGCGTTACGCCCGCCATGGTCCACTATTACTTCAAGAACCGCGACCAGTTGATCGAAGCCGTGGTGGATGAGCGGGTAAGCCTGTTCATCCACAGCATCTGGGATCCGATCACCGGCGATCAGCCGCCGCAGGAGATGATTCTGGGCATCGTCGACAGGATGATTAGTACGACGGAGAAAATGCCTTGGATGCCAGCATTATGGGTGCGCGAAGTCTTGAGTGACGGCGGCCAACTGCGCGAACGTATGGTGCGACGGGTGCCGTTCGGGAAAGTGGCCTTGTTCGCAGAAAGCATCGCGCGCAGCCAGAAGGCCGGCGACATCAATCCGGCGCTGGAGCCGAGCCTGATTTTTGTTTCGGTTATCGGCCTGACCATGCTGCCGCTGGCGATGGCGCGCACGCTGAAGGACAAGCCTTTGCTGCCAATCATGCACAAGGTGGCGCTGATGGACAAAGGCGTTCTTGCCAGGCATATCAAATCGCTGCTGTTACATGGCCTGGCTGCGCCTGACACCGCCGACACTAACGAATAA
- a CDS encoding HlyD family secretion protein gives MRSSLADLLKQLKPFSRSAAMVAAACGYLSIAGCTPANDNDWQGYVEGEYVYVASSQAGRLDHLSVERGQQAAVGAPLFMLEAGDEIAARNQAQRQLQAAQAQLADIQSGKRQQEQEVTRAQLIQAQANAGKAALQLHRDEIQFQAGGIARQQLDDSRAAAETSSAQVKQWQSQLAVDRLPSRDAQVRAQQAQVAAAQAVLEQADWKLGQKTVKATRAGLVFDTMYREGEWVAAGNPVLRMLPPENLKIRFFVPETTLGRLRVNQAVTLACDGCQANVAAHISYISTESEYNPPIIYSNQSRSKLVFMIEARPAAADALKLHPGQPVEVRLP, from the coding sequence ATGCGATCCAGCCTGGCCGACCTTCTCAAGCAGTTAAAGCCGTTTTCCCGATCCGCAGCCATGGTTGCCGCAGCTTGCGGTTATCTCTCGATAGCCGGTTGCACCCCAGCCAACGATAACGATTGGCAAGGCTATGTCGAAGGCGAGTACGTGTATGTGGCGTCGTCGCAGGCTGGCCGGCTGGATCACCTCTCGGTAGAACGCGGCCAGCAAGCAGCAGTCGGAGCGCCGCTATTCATGCTGGAGGCGGGCGATGAGATCGCTGCCCGCAACCAGGCCCAGCGCCAGTTGCAAGCTGCGCAAGCGCAGCTGGCCGACATCCAGAGCGGCAAACGGCAGCAGGAGCAAGAGGTGACCCGCGCGCAACTGATCCAGGCCCAGGCCAACGCAGGCAAAGCCGCGCTGCAGTTGCACCGTGACGAAATCCAGTTCCAGGCTGGTGGCATCGCGCGGCAGCAGCTTGACGATTCCCGCGCGGCGGCGGAAACCTCCAGCGCCCAGGTCAAGCAATGGCAAAGCCAGTTGGCGGTGGATCGCCTGCCCAGCCGGGATGCACAGGTGCGGGCACAACAAGCACAGGTTGCGGCAGCGCAGGCGGTGCTTGAGCAGGCTGACTGGAAGTTGGGGCAGAAGACTGTCAAGGCAACCCGCGCCGGGCTGGTGTTCGACACCATGTACCGTGAAGGCGAATGGGTGGCCGCAGGCAACCCGGTGCTGCGCATGCTGCCGCCGGAGAATCTCAAGATACGCTTCTTCGTTCCCGAAACCACGCTCGGACGGCTCAGGGTAAACCAGGCGGTGACGCTTGCTTGCGATGGTTGCCAGGCGAACGTGGCCGCGCATATTTCTTACATTTCCACCGAATCCGAATATAACCCGCCGATCATCTACAGCAACCAGTCGCGCTCCAAGCTGGTATTCATGATCGAAGCGCGACCAGCCGCCGCCGATGCGCTTAAATTGCACCCCGGACAACCGGTTGAAGTGAGATTGCCATGA
- a CDS encoding ABC transporter ATP-binding protein yields MTAVDSNPTGNPTGGAEKTKGDLVVDVDRINKHFGDKHVVKDLSLQVRRGEIFGFLGPNGSGKTTSIRMMCGLLTPDSGHGTCMGFDIIKQSGEIKRRVGYMTQKFSYWDDLSIRENLDFVARIYGMQNRKEVVDQSLEKLGLTSRAKQLAGSLSGGWKQRLALAASMLHRPELLLLDEPTAGVDPAARRDFWEELHRLAAEGISVLVSTHYMDEAERCHKLAYLAYGKLLVQGTAAEVVEGQALTTWSIYNGRNGDIHDNKLVGLSRQLHDQPGVDQLVVFGTSLHVCGTNAALLEQTLRRITEGQGLRMERIDTSLEDVFIYMMNKSADNFGDQA; encoded by the coding sequence ATGACTGCCGTTGACAGCAATCCCACCGGCAATCCCACCGGCGGCGCTGAAAAGACGAAAGGCGATCTGGTGGTGGATGTCGATCGCATCAACAAGCACTTCGGCGACAAGCACGTCGTCAAGGATTTGTCGCTGCAGGTGAGGCGCGGCGAGATATTCGGTTTCCTGGGACCAAACGGCAGCGGCAAGACCACCTCGATCCGCATGATGTGCGGCTTGCTGACGCCGGACTCCGGCCACGGCACCTGCATGGGTTTCGACATCATCAAGCAAAGTGGGGAGATCAAGCGCAGGGTCGGCTACATGACGCAGAAATTTTCGTATTGGGATGATCTCAGCATCCGCGAAAACCTGGATTTCGTGGCGCGCATCTATGGCATGCAAAACCGTAAGGAAGTAGTCGACCAGAGCCTGGAAAAACTCGGCCTCACCAGCCGCGCGAAGCAATTGGCCGGTTCGCTGTCCGGCGGCTGGAAGCAGCGCCTGGCGCTGGCCGCCAGCATGTTGCACAGGCCGGAGCTGTTGCTGCTGGACGAGCCGACCGCCGGCGTCGACCCCGCCGCCCGGCGCGATTTCTGGGAAGAGCTGCATAGGTTGGCGGCGGAAGGCATCAGCGTCCTGGTCAGCACGCATTACATGGATGAAGCCGAACGCTGCCACAAACTCGCTTATCTCGCCTACGGCAAGCTGCTGGTGCAGGGCACTGCGGCGGAAGTGGTCGAAGGACAAGCGCTGACAACCTGGAGCATCTACAACGGCCGCAACGGTGATATCCATGACAATAAACTGGTCGGGCTGTCCCGGCAATTGCATGACCAGCCCGGCGTCGACCAGTTAGTCGTATTTGGCACCTCCCTGCACGTGTGCGGTACGAATGCAGCCTTGCTCGAGCAAACCCTGCGCCGCATCACCGAAGGCCAGGGGCTGCGTATGGAGCGCATCGACACTAGCCTGGAGGACGTCTTCATCTACATGATGAACAAGTCCGCCGATAACTTTGGAGACCAGGCATGA
- a CDS encoding ABC transporter permease — MSSASGFSFSRWWSIVLKEFLQLMRDRVTVRMITVIPVMQMVLFGFAINSDPKHMPTAVIAADHSEFTRTFIAAMKASDYFDIVAELPNDAAARTALAQGKVLFVLNIPATFTHDLLRGARPALLVEADATDPTATGMALAALPQLVQSVADKDLKGPLAKFGGGAPAFDVQVQRLYNPEGVTQYNVVPGLMGVILSMTMVMMTGLSMTRERERGTMENLLATPVSPIEVMTGKIMPYIAIGLIQASIILLGARFMFNVPFAGSVLAIYLAALLFIAASLTVGITLSSIAQNQLQAMQLTMFYFLPNILLSGFMFPFQGMPKWAQFIGNMLPLTYFNRLIRGILLKGNGWVDLWPNVWPLMLFTVIVMGIALRFYRRTLD, encoded by the coding sequence ATGAGCAGCGCCTCCGGCTTTTCATTCTCCCGATGGTGGAGCATCGTGCTCAAGGAGTTCCTGCAACTGATGCGCGACCGCGTCACCGTGCGCATGATCACTGTGATTCCCGTCATGCAGATGGTGTTGTTCGGCTTCGCCATCAACAGCGATCCCAAGCACATGCCGACTGCCGTCATCGCTGCCGATCACAGCGAATTCACGCGCACGTTCATCGCGGCCATGAAAGCGTCCGACTATTTCGACATTGTCGCCGAGCTGCCGAATGACGCGGCGGCGCGCACTGCGCTGGCGCAAGGCAAGGTGTTGTTTGTCCTGAATATTCCCGCTACCTTTACCCACGATTTGCTGCGCGGCGCCAGGCCTGCGCTGCTGGTCGAGGCCGACGCCACTGATCCCACCGCCACCGGCATGGCACTGGCAGCGTTGCCGCAACTGGTGCAATCGGTGGCTGACAAGGATTTGAAAGGCCCACTGGCGAAATTCGGCGGCGGCGCGCCAGCCTTCGACGTGCAGGTACAGCGCCTCTATAACCCGGAAGGCGTGACCCAGTACAACGTCGTGCCCGGCCTGATGGGAGTGATCCTGTCGATGACCATGGTGATGATGACCGGTCTGTCGATGACCCGCGAACGTGAGCGTGGCACCATGGAAAACCTGCTGGCGACGCCGGTCTCGCCGATCGAAGTCATGACCGGCAAGATCATGCCGTATATCGCAATCGGCCTGATCCAGGCCAGTATCATCCTGCTCGGAGCGCGCTTCATGTTTAACGTGCCATTCGCTGGCAGTGTGCTGGCGATCTACCTGGCGGCGCTGTTGTTTATCGCCGCCAGCCTGACGGTCGGCATCACCTTGTCATCGATTGCGCAGAACCAGTTGCAGGCGATGCAGCTGACCATGTTCTATTTTCTGCCGAATATCCTGCTGTCAGGCTTCATGTTCCCGTTCCAGGGAATGCCGAAGTGGGCGCAATTTATCGGTAACATGCTGCCGCTGACCTATTTCAATCGCCTCATACGCGGCATCCTGCTCAAGGGGAACGGCTGGGTCGATCTCTGGCCGAATGTCTGGCCGCTGATGCTGTTCACGGTGATTGTGATGGGCATCGCGCTCCGTTTTTATCGCCGTACGCTGGATTGA
- a CDS encoding efflux transporter outer membrane subunit — MKPGAMAARMRRAATPALYLGISGLIGGCAVGPDFQAPTAPSVAQYTAGAQPQGTASSTGSGGVAQHFDAGMDIPAQWWSLFHSAQLDALVRTALANSPLIAQAKATLRQASETLGGETGDTRYPKVDLQLGGVRQQIDTSALGIPNVPQAGPFNLYNASLNVSYTIDAFGANSRMLEGLQAQVQNQAEELQAARLTLAGNVVTAAIRQAALQAQINSTEQMLQLQRRQLTIMAQRLDAGGIAELDLKNQRTLVAQSEAALPSLQQQMAQVTHQLAVYLGKAPGEAAIRPLDLNQLTLPERLPLSLPSALARQRPDIRAAEATLHQASAQVGVATAGLYPQLTLSGSAGAEQTHISDIANSLNVWSLGLKLMQPLFHGGELRAKKRSAVAAYDAAAAGYQQTVLLALQQVADSLRALENDALTLQSRTQAAENSRSSLAITQKQYQAGGVSHLALLDAQRQSMQNDLDRTVTQAARYSDTAALLQALGGGWWNAAETEASPR; from the coding sequence ATGAAACCAGGAGCTATGGCCGCCCGCATGCGACGTGCCGCAACCCCAGCGTTGTACTTGGGCATCAGCGGCTTGATAGGCGGCTGCGCGGTGGGGCCGGATTTCCAGGCGCCGACGGCGCCTTCCGTAGCGCAATACACCGCAGGTGCGCAGCCGCAAGGCACCGCTTCCAGTACAGGATCGGGCGGCGTAGCCCAGCATTTCGATGCGGGCATGGATATTCCGGCGCAATGGTGGTCCTTATTTCATTCAGCCCAACTGGATGCGCTGGTACGGACCGCGCTGGCCAATAGTCCGCTGATTGCACAGGCAAAAGCCACGCTGCGCCAGGCCAGCGAAACCCTGGGCGGCGAAACCGGCGACACCCGTTATCCGAAAGTAGACCTGCAGCTGGGCGGTGTGCGTCAGCAGATCGATACCTCTGCGCTCGGCATACCGAACGTACCGCAGGCTGGTCCGTTCAATTTGTATAACGCGTCACTCAACGTGTCTTACACCATTGACGCCTTCGGCGCCAATAGCCGCATGCTGGAAGGCTTGCAAGCGCAAGTGCAGAACCAGGCCGAGGAATTGCAGGCGGCGCGCCTGACGCTGGCGGGCAACGTCGTGACTGCGGCGATCAGGCAAGCTGCATTGCAAGCCCAGATCAATAGTACGGAGCAAATGCTGCAATTGCAGCGCCGGCAATTGACTATCATGGCGCAACGTCTGGACGCTGGCGGCATCGCTGAACTGGACTTGAAGAACCAGCGGACATTGGTGGCGCAGAGCGAAGCAGCGCTGCCGTCGTTACAGCAGCAGATGGCGCAGGTGACGCATCAGCTTGCCGTTTATCTGGGCAAAGCGCCGGGCGAGGCAGCCATCCGGCCGCTGGATTTGAATCAATTGACATTGCCCGAGCGCCTACCGCTGAGCCTGCCTTCTGCATTGGCGCGCCAGCGCCCCGACATCAGGGCGGCGGAGGCGACGCTGCACCAGGCCAGCGCACAGGTAGGCGTCGCTACCGCAGGACTTTATCCGCAACTCACCTTGTCCGGCAGCGCTGGCGCGGAACAGACGCATATTTCCGATATCGCCAATAGTCTCAATGTCTGGAGTCTCGGCCTGAAACTGATGCAGCCTTTATTCCACGGCGGCGAGCTGCGCGCCAAAAAGCGCTCGGCCGTGGCCGCCTACGATGCCGCAGCGGCGGGCTACCAGCAAACCGTATTGCTGGCTCTGCAGCAGGTCGCGGACAGTTTGCGCGCACTGGAGAATGATGCGCTGACCCTGCAGTCAAGAACGCAAGCGGCAGAGAACTCCCGAAGCAGCCTGGCGATTACGCAGAAGCAGTATCAGGCCGGCGGGGTCAGCCATTTGGCTTTGCTGGATGCACAGCGTCAAAGCATGCAAAACGATCTGGACCGCACTGTGACGCAGGCTGCGCGCTATAGCGATACGGCGGCGCTGTTGCAGGCGCTGGGAGGCGGATGGTGGAATGCTGCGGAGACGGAGGCGTCGCCGCGCTGA
- a CDS encoding DUF2269 family protein, which translates to MNAYLLLKWLHILSSVLLVGTGFGSAFYLYFINRTRNPVAIASVVRLVVRADLWFTTPAIFIQPLTGYAMLTLAGAPLTQDWLLWTFALYAVAGMCWLPVVWLQIQMARMAAASVKSNTPLPQQYWQFARYWEWLGYPAFIAMLAIYWLMIFKPA; encoded by the coding sequence ATGAATGCCTATCTTCTGCTGAAATGGCTGCATATCCTGTCCAGCGTCCTGCTGGTCGGCACAGGATTTGGCAGCGCCTTCTATCTCTATTTCATCAACCGTACCCGTAACCCGGTGGCGATTGCCTCAGTGGTGCGGCTGGTAGTGCGTGCCGACCTGTGGTTTACCACGCCCGCCATTTTTATCCAGCCGCTGACCGGTTACGCCATGTTGACCCTGGCCGGCGCACCGCTCACGCAAGACTGGCTGCTATGGACTTTTGCACTGTATGCAGTGGCTGGCATGTGCTGGTTGCCAGTGGTCTGGCTGCAAATACAAATGGCGCGAATGGCTGCCGCATCGGTAAAGAGCAATACACCCCTTCCACAACAATACTGGCAGTTCGCGCGTTATTGGGAATGGCTCGGTTATCCAGCCTTTATCGCCATGCTGGCGATTTACTGGCTGATGATCTTTAAACCCGCCTGA
- a CDS encoding DoxX-like family protein: protein MKASDLRLMRLVLAIVWLVTGVLSICNRQDSLALLTPVGLAGSMALAALYLAAGLDILLGLLTLFRHGRLLWAIQACLILAYTLIISVWLPQYLLHPFGPILKNLPILLMLWLLYKYEKQAP, encoded by the coding sequence GTGAAAGCGTCCGACTTGCGCTTGATGCGCCTGGTGCTGGCGATTGTCTGGCTGGTGACGGGTGTGCTCAGCATCTGCAACCGGCAAGATAGCCTGGCGCTTCTGACACCTGTCGGACTGGCTGGCTCCATGGCGCTTGCTGCGCTCTATCTGGCTGCTGGACTGGATATCCTGCTCGGCCTGCTGACGCTATTCCGGCATGGAAGACTGCTTTGGGCAATACAAGCCTGCCTGATCCTTGCGTACACGCTCATCATTTCAGTCTGGCTTCCGCAATACCTGCTGCATCCTTTCGGTCCAATTCTTAAAAACCTGCCGATATTGCTGATGCTCTGGCTACTCTATAAATATGAAAAGCAAGCGCCATGA
- a CDS encoding saccharopine dehydrogenase family protein, translated as MKTVVLGGYGNFGARICRALADSPDIELVIAGRDAKRATQLAAELGGRASAMRLDLSQPDLTEVLRNIGAQLVIHTAGPFQQQSYTVPLAVAAAGAHYIDLADGRRFVCDFPQALDAAFRKNGRIAITGASTVPALSSAVVTQLSERWRSLDSIDICIAPAQTAPRGIATMAAVLDYCGAPIQVWQDGKWVTRHGWADLTRIHFARLRPRIGALCDIPDLELFPLHYTGLRSTMFRAALEIGLSQRALAAMAWLRKTGFINRPERFAGLLNRTANGLDFLGSALGGMVVRVAGTDANGRPVRRAWHIAADDDHGPEIPCMAAILLARRLAQNTLPGAGAYTSVGQLNLSDFAPEFAKWCMLTDIVEET; from the coding sequence TTGAAGACAGTCGTGTTGGGTGGCTATGGCAATTTCGGTGCGCGCATTTGCCGTGCACTGGCGGACTCTCCCGACATCGAACTGGTGATTGCGGGGCGTGATGCAAAACGGGCGACGCAACTGGCAGCCGAACTCGGTGGCCGCGCCAGCGCCATGCGCCTTGACCTGTCCCAGCCAGATCTGACGGAAGTTCTGCGCAATATCGGCGCTCAACTCGTCATTCATACAGCCGGACCGTTTCAACAGCAAAGCTATACCGTTCCCCTCGCAGTTGCCGCGGCCGGCGCGCACTATATCGACCTGGCAGACGGGAGGAGATTTGTCTGCGATTTCCCGCAAGCCTTGGATGCCGCATTCCGCAAGAACGGCCGTATCGCTATTACTGGCGCCAGCACAGTGCCGGCCTTGTCATCCGCCGTAGTGACTCAACTGTCTGAACGCTGGAGAAGCCTGGATTCGATAGATATCTGTATCGCTCCGGCGCAGACCGCGCCACGCGGCATAGCGACGATGGCGGCAGTATTGGATTATTGCGGCGCGCCGATCCAGGTCTGGCAAGACGGAAAATGGGTTACTCGCCATGGCTGGGCAGATCTGACTCGGATACATTTTGCGCGCCTGCGCCCTCGTATCGGCGCCTTGTGCGATATTCCCGACCTTGAATTATTTCCCTTGCATTACACCGGCCTGCGTTCCACCATGTTCCGCGCCGCGCTGGAAATCGGCTTAAGCCAGCGTGCACTGGCAGCTATGGCTTGGCTGCGCAAGACGGGCTTCATCAATCGTCCTGAACGATTTGCGGGCTTGTTGAATCGCACCGCAAATGGCCTGGATTTTCTGGGATCGGCGCTGGGCGGCATGGTGGTTCGCGTTGCGGGTACGGATGCCAACGGCAGGCCGGTTCGCCGCGCCTGGCATATTGCGGCCGACGATGATCACGGCCCGGAAATTCCATGCATGGCAGCGATACTCCTGGCGCGGCGCCTGGCGCAAAATACCCTGCCGGGGGCTGGCGCCTATACCAGTGTCGGGCAGCTGAATTTGTCCGATTTTGCGCCCGAATTTGCAAAATGGTGCATGTTGACCGACATTGTCGAGGAAACGTGA
- a CDS encoding LysR family transcriptional regulator has product MNTLSDLAFFAMLVKAGSLAAMARELGVTPPAVTKRLANLEHRLGVRLLNRTTRTMSVTHEGEIYLADGARILADIEALERTIGRSRAVPKGLLRINASFGFGRKHIGPAISDFSKRFPEVEVQLLLSERPLNLADQAFDIGIRIGELPDARIIARKIASNKRLLCAAPAYLKQHPEPTMPRELQTHACIVLRENDAAYGTWHLSRGKRQETVKVRGALSSNDGETVLQWALDGHGILMRSEWDTAPYLRSGRLREVLTDWTLPSSDIFVVYPERLNLSAKVTAFVDFIADRFKSHLLPSKDQQHTW; this is encoded by the coding sequence ATGAACACGCTCTCCGATTTAGCCTTCTTTGCCATGCTGGTAAAGGCCGGCAGCCTCGCCGCAATGGCGCGCGAACTTGGCGTCACGCCGCCGGCCGTCACCAAAAGACTGGCGAACCTGGAACACCGTCTGGGCGTGCGGCTGCTGAATCGCACCACGCGGACCATGAGCGTGACGCATGAGGGAGAAATCTACCTGGCTGACGGCGCCCGGATACTGGCTGACATTGAAGCGCTGGAACGCACTATCGGCAGAAGTCGTGCTGTACCCAAGGGCTTGTTGCGCATCAATGCCAGTTTCGGCTTCGGCCGCAAACATATCGGCCCCGCCATATCGGATTTCAGCAAGCGCTTTCCAGAGGTGGAAGTTCAGCTCTTGCTATCGGAGCGGCCGCTGAATCTTGCCGATCAGGCCTTCGATATCGGCATCCGTATCGGCGAGTTGCCGGATGCGCGCATCATCGCACGCAAAATCGCCTCCAATAAAAGACTACTGTGCGCGGCGCCAGCCTATCTGAAACAACATCCCGAACCGACCATGCCGCGCGAACTGCAAACCCACGCATGCATCGTCCTGAGAGAAAACGACGCAGCTTATGGCACCTGGCATTTAAGCCGCGGCAAGCGCCAGGAAACCGTCAAGGTACGTGGCGCCTTAAGTAGTAACGATGGCGAAACGGTCTTGCAATGGGCGTTGGATGGACACGGCATATTGATGCGCTCCGAATGGGATACCGCGCCGTACTTGAGATCCGGGCGATTACGTGAAGTGCTGACCGACTGGACGCTTCCTTCGTCCGATATCTTCGTGGTCTATCCCGAGCGTCTGAACTTGTCAGCCAAAGTCACCGCTTTTGTCGATTTCATTGCGGATCGTTTTAAATCGCATCTTTTGCCGTCGAAAGATCAGCAGCATACTTGGTAA